In a genomic window of Streptococcus oralis:
- a CDS encoding sugar transferase codes for MLKWEDLPVEMQSSEVESYYQLVSKRKGSLIFKRCLDWVLALFLLVLTSPIFLILSIWIKLDSKGPVIYKQERVTQYNRPFKIWKFRTMVTDADKKGSLVTSANDSRITKVGNFIRRVRLDELPQLVNVLKGEMSFVGTRPEVPRYTKQYSPEMMATLLLPAGITSPASINYKDEDTIISQMTEKGLSVDQAYIEHVLPEKMRYNLAYLREFSFLGDIKIMFQTVFEVLK; via the coding sequence ATGCTGAAATGGGAAGACTTGCCCGTGGAGATGCAATCAAGCGAGGTTGAGTCTTACTACCAGCTTGTCTCTAAAAGGAAGGGTTCGCTGATTTTCAAGCGTTGCCTGGATTGGGTTCTGGCCTTGTTTTTGCTAGTTTTGACTTCTCCCATCTTTCTTATCTTGAGCATTTGGATCAAGTTGGATAGCAAGGGACCTGTCATTTACAAGCAAGAGCGCGTGACCCAGTACAACCGTCCGTTCAAGATTTGGAAGTTCCGTACTATGGTAACGGATGCGGATAAAAAAGGAAGTCTAGTGACTTCTGCTAACGATAGCCGTATTACCAAAGTTGGAAATTTCATCCGCCGTGTGCGTTTGGACGAACTGCCTCAGTTGGTCAATGTCCTTAAAGGCGAAATGTCCTTTGTCGGTACACGACCTGAAGTGCCACGTTACACCAAGCAGTATAGTCCTGAAATGATGGCGACCTTGCTCTTGCCAGCAGGAATCACCTCTCCAGCCAGCATCAACTACAAGGATGAGGATACGATCATCAGTCAGATGACAGAGAAAGGTCTGTCGGTTGACCAGGCCTATATCGAACACGTCCTCCCTGAAAAGATGCGCTATAACCTCGCCTATCTCCGAGAGTTTAGTTTCCTTGGAGACATCAAAATCATGTTTCAAACCGTGTTTGAAGTGCTAAAATAA
- a CDS encoding DegT/DnrJ/EryC1/StrS family aminotransferase: MPNYNIPFSPPDITEAEIAEVADTLRSGWITTGPKTKELERRLSQYTQTPKTVCLNSATAALELILRVLEVGPGDEVIVPAMTYTASCSVITHVGATPVMVDIQADTFEMDYDLLEQAITEKTKVIIPVELAGIVCDYDRLFQVVEKKRDLFTAASKWQKAFNRIVIVSDSAHALGSTYKGQPAGSIADFTSFSFHAVKNFTTAEGGSATWKANPAIDDEEMYKEFQILSLHGQTKDALAKMQLGSWEYDIVTPAYKCNMTDIIASIGLVQLDRYPALLQRRKDIVDRYDRGFAGTRIHPLAHKTDTVESSRHLYITHVEGASLEERNLIIQELAKAGIASNVHYKPLPLLTAYKNLGFDMADYPRAYAFFENEITLPLHTKLSDEEVDYIVQTLVRISEEILGSGKK; the protein is encoded by the coding sequence ATGCCAAATTACAATATTCCATTTTCACCTCCCGATATTACCGAAGCTGAAATTGCTGAAGTAGCGGATACCCTTCGTTCTGGTTGGATTACAACAGGTCCGAAGACAAAAGAACTGGAGCGCCGCTTGTCTCAATACACACAGACACCTAAGACTGTCTGCCTCAACTCTGCGACAGCCGCTCTTGAGTTGATTTTGCGTGTTTTGGAAGTGGGACCAGGTGATGAAGTCATCGTTCCAGCTATGACTTATACAGCTTCATGTAGTGTCATCACTCACGTAGGAGCAACACCTGTCATGGTGGATATCCAAGCAGATACTTTTGAAATGGACTATGACTTGCTAGAGCAAGCCATTACTGAAAAGACTAAGGTGATTATTCCGGTTGAGCTTGCAGGGATTGTGTGCGACTATGACCGTTTGTTCCAAGTCGTGGAGAAAAAACGTGATCTCTTTACAGCTGCTAGCAAGTGGCAAAAAGCCTTTAATCGTATCGTGATTGTCTCTGATAGTGCTCATGCTTTGGGATCGACCTATAAAGGGCAACCAGCTGGTTCGATCGCTGACTTTACTTCCTTCTCATTCCATGCTGTTAAGAACTTTACAACGGCTGAGGGAGGAAGTGCGACTTGGAAAGCCAATCCAGCGATTGACGACGAAGAGATGTACAAGGAGTTTCAAATCCTTTCCCTTCACGGTCAAACAAAGGATGCTCTTGCCAAGATGCAATTGGGTTCATGGGAATACGATATCGTTACACCAGCCTACAAGTGCAATATGACGGATATCATTGCTTCGATTGGTTTGGTACAATTGGACCGTTACCCAGCTTTGCTACAACGTCGTAAGGACATCGTGGACCGCTATGATCGTGGGTTTGCGGGTACTCGTATTCACCCACTGGCACACAAGACTGATACTGTCGAATCTTCACGCCACCTCTACATCACCCATGTAGAAGGAGCAAGTTTAGAAGAACGCAACCTCATCATCCAAGAATTGGCCAAAGCAGGAATTGCAAGTAATGTACACTATAAACCGCTTCCTCTCTTGACAGCCTATAAGAATCTTGGTTTTGATATGGCAGATTATCCAAGGGCCTATGCCTTCTTTGAAAATGAAATTACCCTCCCTCTTCACACTAAATTAAGCGATGAAGAAGTTGATTACATCGTTCAGACTTTGGTGAGAATTTCTGAAGAAATCCTCGGTTCTGGAAAAAAATAA
- the trpB gene encoding tryptophan synthase subunit beta, whose product MTTKGYFGQFGGSFVPEPIQALLDELEVTFDKYKDDPEFLAEFRHYLKDYSGRETPLYFAESLTDHLGGAKIYLKREDLNHLGSHKLNNVLGQILLAKRMGKKRVIAETGAGQHGVATAAAAAKFGMACDVYMGAEDVERQRLNVFRMEMMGATVHAVETGTRTLKDAVDAAFGAWMNDLEAFYVLGSAVGPHPYPTIVHEFQKVISEESRRQILEKEGRLPDYVIACVGGGSNAIGAFSQYVADEEVKLVGVEAAGHGLDTDKHAATMTKGSVGIVDGMKTYAVFKEDGELAPVYSISAGLDYPGVGPEHAYFKDSGRVEYVAATDEEAVQALLLLSKTEGIIPAIESSHAIAEAVKRAPKLSKDDIIIINVSGRGDKDVAAIADYLEAKK is encoded by the coding sequence ATGACAACTAAAGGATATTTTGGACAATTTGGTGGTAGTTTTGTACCGGAGCCGATTCAGGCTTTGTTGGATGAGTTAGAAGTGACATTTGATAAATACAAGGATGATCCAGAGTTTTTGGCAGAATTTCGTCATTACTTAAAAGACTATTCAGGTCGCGAAACACCGCTTTATTTTGCGGAAAGTTTGACAGATCACTTAGGTGGGGCTAAGATTTATCTTAAACGTGAAGACCTGAACCACCTTGGTTCTCACAAACTCAACAACGTTTTAGGGCAAATTCTTCTTGCCAAACGTATGGGTAAAAAACGTGTCATTGCAGAAACAGGGGCTGGTCAGCACGGTGTTGCGACAGCAGCTGCTGCAGCCAAGTTTGGTATGGCTTGTGATGTCTACATGGGGGCAGAAGATGTGGAGCGTCAACGTCTCAATGTTTTCCGTATGGAGATGATGGGAGCGACCGTTCACGCAGTTGAAACAGGGACACGAACTCTCAAGGATGCGGTCGATGCAGCCTTTGGAGCATGGATGAATGACCTTGAAGCCTTCTACGTTTTGGGATCTGCTGTAGGACCTCATCCTTATCCTACAATTGTTCATGAATTCCAAAAGGTCATCAGTGAAGAATCTCGCCGTCAAATCTTGGAAAAAGAAGGCCGTTTACCAGACTACGTCATTGCCTGTGTAGGTGGTGGTTCCAATGCTATCGGTGCTTTTTCACAGTATGTGGCTGATGAAGAAGTCAAATTGGTTGGGGTCGAAGCTGCCGGTCATGGACTTGACACAGACAAGCATGCAGCCACTATGACAAAAGGTAGTGTCGGAATTGTCGATGGTATGAAGACCTATGCAGTCTTTAAGGAAGACGGAGAGCTGGCGCCAGTTTACTCTATCTCAGCTGGTTTGGACTATCCAGGGGTCGGCCCAGAACACGCCTACTTCAAAGATTCAGGCCGCGTAGAATACGTAGCAGCGACAGATGAAGAAGCTGTTCAAGCCTTGCTCCTTCTAAGCAAGACTGAAGGGATTATCCCAGCGATTGAAAGTTCGCACGCCATCGCAGAAGCGGTTAAACGTGCACCGAAACTAAGTAAGGATGATATTATCATCATCAATGTCTCTGGTCGTGGAGACAAGGACGTAGCTGCGATTGCAGACTACCTAGAAGCTAAGAAATAA
- the trpE gene encoding anthranilate synthase component I produces MERIIHGDVLSPILAYMRLKGQHKVILESIPRDKETARFSILAYNPVFEIQFENGVLYQNGQVIDRDPLDFLYDVTHKSQHHSDLPFGGGAIGFVGYDMISLYEEIGQIPEDTIGTPDMHFFVYESYMVFDHKKEKIHVIEDALYSERSQEDLEKALNQVLEELRIPAPNEFEDLDLSPLDFKPHIAPQKFEQMVETARDLIRNGDMFQCVLSQRFSAEVTGNPFDFYRNLRVTNPSNYLYFYDFGDYQIIGASPESLVSVKNGIVTTNPIAGTRPRGATDEEDKALATDLLSDEKETAEHRMLVDLGRNDIGRISETASVQVTKYMEVELFRYVMHLTSVVKGRLLPELNAMDALKATLPAGTVSGAPKIRAMRRIYELEMEKRGVYAGAIGYLSATGDMDFAIAIRTMILKNQIAYVQAGAGIVYDSIAQNEYQETINKAKSMTRIGELRP; encoded by the coding sequence ATGGAACGAATCATTCATGGAGATGTCTTATCACCAATCTTGGCTTATATGCGCCTAAAGGGGCAACACAAGGTGATCTTAGAAAGTATTCCGAGAGACAAGGAAACCGCTCGTTTTTCTATCCTAGCCTATAATCCTGTTTTTGAGATTCAGTTTGAAAATGGAGTCCTCTATCAAAATGGGCAAGTGATTGATCGGGATCCTTTGGATTTCCTTTATGATGTGACTCATAAGAGCCAGCACCATTCAGACCTCCCTTTTGGTGGGGGAGCTATTGGCTTTGTCGGTTACGATATGATTTCGCTCTATGAAGAAATCGGTCAAATCCCTGAGGATACCATTGGAACGCCAGACATGCATTTCTTTGTCTATGAGAGCTACATGGTCTTTGACCACAAGAAGGAAAAAATCCATGTCATCGAAGATGCTCTTTACAGCGAGCGCAGTCAAGAAGACTTGGAAAAAGCCTTGAACCAAGTGCTAGAGGAGTTACGCATCCCTGCTCCAAATGAATTTGAAGACTTGGATTTATCTCCGCTAGACTTCAAACCGCATATCGCCCCTCAGAAGTTTGAGCAAATGGTCGAAACCGCTCGTGACTTGATTCGTAATGGTGATATGTTCCAATGCGTGCTCAGTCAGCGTTTCTCAGCAGAAGTTACTGGAAATCCTTTTGACTTCTACAGAAATCTCCGCGTGACCAATCCATCTAATTACCTCTATTTCTATGATTTTGGGGATTATCAAATCATCGGTGCTAGTCCAGAAAGTTTGGTTTCTGTCAAAAATGGCATCGTAACTACCAATCCGATTGCAGGTACGCGACCAAGAGGAGCTACGGATGAAGAGGACAAGGCCTTGGCGACAGACCTCCTGTCTGATGAGAAGGAAACAGCAGAACATCGAATGTTAGTAGACTTGGGACGTAACGATATCGGCCGCATCTCTGAAACGGCAAGTGTCCAAGTCACTAAGTATATGGAAGTGGAGCTCTTCCGTTATGTCATGCATTTGACCAGCGTGGTCAAGGGACGTTTGCTTCCAGAACTCAATGCCATGGATGCCTTGAAAGCTACACTTCCAGCTGGAACAGTTTCAGGAGCACCAAAGATTCGGGCCATGAGACGGATCTATGAACTGGAGATGGAAAAACGAGGCGTATATGCAGGAGCAATCGGCTACTTGTCTGCGACGGGTGATATGGATTTCGCCATTGCCATCCGAACTATGATTCTCAAAAATCAAATAGCCTATGTGCAGGCTGGGGCAGGGATTGTCTATGACTCCATCGCCCAAAACGAATACCAAGAAACCATTAACAAGGCTAAATCTATGACTAGAATTGGAGAACTAAGACCATGA
- a CDS encoding aminodeoxychorismate/anthranilate synthase component II, producing the protein MILLIDNYDSFTYNLAQYIGNFAEVQVLRNDDSKLYEEAEKADGLVFSPGPGWPVDAGKMEDMIRDFAGKKPILGICLGHQAIAEVFGGKLGLAPKVMHGKQSHISFEAPSVLYQGIEDGRPVMRYHSILIEEMPEGFEVTARSTDDQAIMGIQHKNLPIYGFQYHPESIGTPDGLSSIRNFIEKVVK; encoded by the coding sequence ATGATTTTATTGATTGACAACTATGATTCTTTTACCTATAACTTGGCGCAGTACATTGGGAATTTTGCAGAAGTGCAGGTCTTGAGAAATGATGATTCCAAGCTGTATGAAGAAGCTGAAAAAGCAGATGGTCTGGTCTTTTCTCCTGGTCCTGGTTGGCCGGTGGATGCCGGAAAGATGGAAGACATGATTCGTGATTTTGCTGGGAAGAAGCCGATTCTTGGAATTTGTTTGGGTCACCAAGCTATCGCAGAGGTCTTTGGTGGGAAGCTAGGCTTGGCTCCAAAAGTCATGCATGGGAAACAGAGCCATATCAGCTTTGAAGCGCCATCTGTTCTCTATCAAGGCATTGAGGATGGTCGTCCAGTCATGCGTTATCACAGCATTTTGATTGAAGAAATGCCAGAAGGCTTTGAAGTGACAGCTCGTTCGACTGATGACCAAGCTATTATGGGAATTCAACACAAAAACCTTCCAATTTATGGATTCCAGTACCATCCAGAGAGTATCGGAACGCCAGATGGCTTGTCTTCTATTCGGAATTTTATCGAGAAGGTTGTAAAGTGA
- the trpD gene encoding anthranilate phosphoribosyltransferase encodes MKEIIEKLAKFENLSGVEMTDVIERIVTGRVTEAQIASLLLALKMKGETPEERTAIAQVMRGHAQHIPTEIHDAMDNCGTGGDKSFSFNISTTAAFVLAGGGIHMAKHGNRSISSKSGSADVLQALGINLDLKPAELGKVFDKTGIVFLFAKNMHPAMKYIMPARLELGIPTIMNLTGPLIHPMALETQLLGISRPELLESTAQVLKNMGRKRAVVVAGPEGLDEAGLNGTTKIALLENGEITLSSFTPEDLGMERYAIEDIRGGNAQENAEILLSVLQNQPSPFLETTVLNAGLGFYANGKVASIKEGVALARQVIASGKALEKLRLLQEYQK; translated from the coding sequence ATGAAAGAGATTATTGAAAAATTAGCAAAATTTGAAAATTTATCAGGTGTGGAAATGACGGATGTCATCGAGCGTATCGTAACTGGGCGTGTAACCGAAGCGCAGATTGCTTCTCTCCTCTTGGCCCTTAAGATGAAGGGGGAAACACCTGAAGAACGCACAGCCATTGCACAAGTCATGAGAGGGCATGCCCAACACATTCCAACTGAAATTCATGATGCTATGGACAACTGTGGTACAGGTGGGGACAAGTCCTTCAGTTTTAACATCTCAACAACTGCAGCCTTTGTCTTGGCTGGTGGCGGTATTCATATGGCCAAGCACGGTAACCGTTCGATTTCTTCTAAATCGGGTTCGGCAGATGTCCTTCAAGCATTGGGTATCAATCTTGACCTCAAACCAGCTGAACTAGGTAAGGTTTTCGATAAAACTGGAATCGTCTTTCTCTTTGCTAAAAATATGCACCCAGCTATGAAGTACATCATGCCCGCTCGTTTGGAACTAGGAATTCCAACGATCATGAACTTGACTGGTCCACTGATTCACCCAATGGCTTTGGAAACACAGCTTCTTGGTATTAGTCGTCCAGAACTGCTAGAAAGTACAGCTCAGGTATTGAAAAATATGGGTCGCAAACGTGCAGTTGTGGTTGCTGGACCAGAAGGTCTTGATGAAGCTGGCTTGAACGGAACAACCAAGATTGCTCTTCTTGAAAATGGCGAAATCACCTTGTCAAGCTTCACTCCAGAGGATTTGGGGATGGAACGCTACGCTATCGAAGATATCCGTGGTGGCAATGCTCAGGAAAATGCAGAAATTTTGCTCAGCGTTCTTCAAAACCAACCAAGTCCATTCTTGGAAACGACAGTCTTGAATGCTGGTCTTGGTTTCTATGCCAATGGTAAGGTAGCTAGTATCAAGGAAGGAGTTGCCTTGGCTCGTCAAGTGATTGCTAGTGGCAAGGCCCTTGAAAAACTCAGACTGTTACAGGAGTACCAAAAATGA
- the trpC gene encoding indole-3-glycerol phosphate synthase TrpC, giving the protein MSQEFLARILEQKAREVKQMELEEIQPLRQTYRLAEFLKNHQDRLQVIAEVKKASPSLGDINLDVDIVQQAQTYEANGAVMISVLTDEIFFKGHLDYLREISSQVEIPTLNKDFIIDEKQIIRARNAGATVILLIVAALSEERLKELYDYATELGLEVLVETHNLAELEVAHRLGAEIIGVNNRNLTTFEVDLQTSVDLAQYFKEGRYYISESAIFTGQDAKRLAPFFNGILVGTALMQAEDVAQRIKELQIDKG; this is encoded by the coding sequence ATGAGTCAGGAATTTTTAGCACGAATCTTGGAGCAGAAGGCGCGTGAGGTCAAGCAGATGGAACTGGAGGAAATCCAGCCCCTACGCCAGACCTATCGCCTAGCTGAATTTTTGAAGAATCACCAAGATCGTTTACAGGTAATCGCTGAAGTCAAGAAGGCTAGCCCTAGTCTGGGAGATATCAATCTCGATGTGGATATTGTGCAACAGGCCCAGACTTATGAAGCGAACGGAGCAGTGATGATTTCGGTTTTGACAGATGAGATTTTCTTTAAAGGGCATTTGGATTATCTACGGGAGATTTCCAGTCAAGTAGAGATTCCGACGCTCAACAAGGACTTTATCATCGATGAAAAACAAATCATCCGCGCTCGCAATGCCGGCGCGACAGTTATCTTGCTCATCGTGGCTGCCTTGTCAGAAGAACGCCTCAAGGAACTGTATGACTACGCGACAGAGCTTGGTCTGGAAGTCTTGGTGGAAACTCACAATCTAGCTGAACTAGAGGTAGCCCACAGACTTGGTGCTGAGATTATTGGGGTTAATAACCGCAACTTGACCACCTTTGAAGTCGACTTGCAGACCAGTGTAGACTTGGCCCAGTACTTTAAGGAAGGTCGCTATTACATTTCTGAATCTGCTATTTTCACAGGGCAGGATGCAAAACGACTAGCACCATTCTTTAACGGAATTTTAGTTGGGACAGCTCTGATGCAGGCAGAAGATGTAGCTCAGAGAATCAAGGAGTTGCAGATTGACAAAGGTTAA
- a CDS encoding phosphoribosylanthranilate isomerase, with protein MTKVKICGLSTKEAVETAVSAGADYIGFVFAPSKRQVTLEQAAELAKLIPVNVKKVGVFVSPSRAELLKAIEKVGLDLVQVHGHVGDDLFEDLPCASIQAVQVDRNGHVSNSQADYLLFDAPVAGSGQTFDWGQLDTTGLAQPFFIAGGLNEDNVVKAIQHFTPYAVDVSSGVEIDGQKDQEKIRRFIERVKHGISRTK; from the coding sequence TTGACAAAGGTTAAGATTTGTGGACTATCGACCAAAGAAGCGGTAGAGACAGCCGTATCAGCAGGTGCGGATTACATCGGTTTTGTCTTCGCACCTAGTAAAAGGCAGGTGACCTTGGAACAGGCTGCTGAGCTAGCAAAGCTCATTCCTGTCAACGTTAAAAAGGTTGGTGTATTTGTTTCACCAAGTCGAGCAGAACTGCTAAAAGCGATTGAAAAAGTTGGCTTGGACTTGGTTCAAGTTCATGGTCATGTAGGGGATGATTTGTTTGAGGATTTACCTTGTGCCAGCATTCAGGCGGTGCAGGTGGATAGAAATGGACATGTGTCCAATTCTCAGGCAGATTATCTACTCTTTGATGCCCCTGTGGCTGGGAGTGGCCAGACCTTTGACTGGGGTCAACTGGATACGACAGGACTAGCTCAGCCCTTCTTTATCGCAGGTGGGCTTAATGAAGATAATGTAGTAAAAGCAATTCAACACTTTACTCCCTATGCAGTAGATGTATCAAGTGGAGTGGAGATAGATGGACAAAAAGATCAGGAAAAGATTAGAAGATTTATAGAGAGGGTAAAGCATGGCATATCAAGAACCAAATAA
- the trpB gene encoding tryptophan synthase subunit beta, whose translation MAYQEPNKDGFYGKFGGRFVPETLMTAVLELEKAYRESQADPSFQEELNQLLRQYVGRETPLYYAKNLTQHIGGAKIYLKREDLNHTGAHKINNALGQVLLAKRMGKKKIIAETGAGQHGVATATAATLFNMECTIYMGEEDVKRQALNVFRMELLGAKVEAVTDGSRVLKDAVNAALRSWVANIDDTHYILGSALGPHPFPEIVRDFQSVIGREAKQQYRDLTSQDLPDALVACVGGGSNAIGLFHPFVEDESVAMYGAEAAGLGVDTEHHAATLTKGRPGVLHGSLMDVLQDAHGQILEAFSISAGLDYPGIGPEHSHYHDIKRANYVPVTDEEALEGFQLLSRVEGIIPALESSHAIAFAVKLAKELGPDKSMIVCLSGRGDKDVVQVKDRLEADAAKKGEAHA comes from the coding sequence ATGGCATATCAAGAACCAAATAAAGATGGATTTTACGGAAAATTCGGCGGACGTTTCGTCCCAGAAACATTGATGACGGCAGTTTTGGAGTTGGAGAAGGCCTACCGAGAAAGTCAAGCAGACCCCAGTTTCCAAGAGGAATTAAATCAGCTTTTACGCCAGTATGTAGGACGTGAAACTCCTCTTTACTACGCAAAAAACTTGACCCAGCATATTGGCGGAGCCAAGATTTACCTCAAACGGGAAGACCTCAACCATACAGGGGCCCACAAGATTAACAATGCCTTAGGACAAGTTCTTCTGGCTAAACGTATGGGTAAAAAGAAAATTATCGCTGAAACGGGTGCTGGTCAGCATGGTGTGGCAACTGCAACAGCTGCGACACTCTTTAACATGGAATGTACCATCTACATGGGTGAGGAAGATGTCAAACGCCAAGCCCTTAATGTCTTTCGTATGGAGCTTTTGGGAGCTAAGGTTGAGGCCGTGACAGATGGTTCGCGCGTGCTTAAGGACGCAGTCAATGCAGCCCTTCGTTCATGGGTGGCAAATATTGATGATACCCACTATATCCTTGGTTCTGCCTTGGGGCCTCATCCTTTCCCAGAAATCGTTCGTGACTTCCAAAGTGTCATCGGGCGAGAGGCTAAACAACAGTACCGTGACTTGACAAGTCAAGATTTACCAGATGCCCTAGTAGCTTGTGTTGGTGGTGGTTCCAATGCCATCGGTCTCTTCCATCCATTTGTGGAAGATGAGTCAGTAGCCATGTATGGAGCTGAAGCAGCAGGACTTGGTGTGGATACAGAGCACCACGCAGCAACTTTGACCAAGGGTCGTCCGGGTGTCCTTCACGGTTCCCTCATGGATGTACTCCAAGATGCGCATGGTCAAATTCTTGAAGCCTTCTCTATTTCAGCAGGTTTGGACTATCCTGGTATCGGTCCAGAACATTCTCACTACCACGATATCAAACGTGCCAACTATGTCCCTGTGACAGACGAGGAAGCCTTGGAAGGATTCCAACTCTTGTCTCGTGTGGAAGGGATTATCCCAGCCTTGGAATCTAGCCATGCTATCGCTTTTGCAGTGAAATTGGCTAAAGAACTCGGACCAGACAAGTCTATGATTGTCTGCCTATCTGGACGTGGGGACAAGGATGTGGTTCAAGTTAAAGACCGCTTGGAAGCAGATGCAGCAAAGAAGGGAGAAGCTCATGCCTAA
- the trpA gene encoding tryptophan synthase subunit alpha: MPKTLTEKLDAIKAAGKGIFVPYIMAGDHEKGLDGLAETIHFLEDLGVSAIEVGIPFSDPVADGPVIEEAGLRSLAHGTSTQALVETLKTIQTEVPLVIMTYFNPLFQYGVDKFVKDLADTAVKGLIIPDLPHEHANFVEPFLVDTDIALIPLVSLTTGLERQKELIAGAEGFVYAVAINGVTGKSGNYRADLDKHLAQLHQVADIPVLTGFGVSSQADVERFNAVSDGVIVGSKIVKALHQGEPIEDFIKQAVAYQK; encoded by the coding sequence ATGCCTAAGACACTAACAGAAAAATTGGATGCTATTAAAGCAGCTGGAAAAGGAATTTTCGTTCCCTATATCATGGCCGGAGATCATGAGAAAGGTCTGGATGGTCTCGCTGAAACAATCCACTTTTTAGAAGATTTGGGTGTTTCAGCTATTGAAGTGGGCATTCCCTTTTCAGACCCTGTTGCAGATGGACCTGTGATCGAAGAAGCAGGCTTGCGCAGTCTAGCTCATGGGACTTCTACCCAGGCTTTGGTTGAAACCTTGAAAACTATTCAGACTGAGGTGCCACTGGTCATCATGACCTACTTCAACCCCCTTTTTCAGTACGGTGTGGACAAATTTGTCAAAGATCTGGCAGATACAGCAGTTAAGGGCTTGATTATCCCAGACCTGCCTCATGAGCATGCCAACTTTGTAGAGCCCTTTTTGGTAGACACAGATATCGCCTTGATTCCCCTAGTTAGCTTGACCACAGGACTTGAGCGTCAAAAAGAGTTGATTGCAGGGGCAGAAGGCTTCGTCTATGCCGTTGCCATCAATGGGGTGACAGGGAAATCTGGCAATTACCGTGCAGACTTGGACAAGCACTTGGCGCAACTGCATCAAGTAGCCGATATTCCTGTCTTGACAGGATTTGGTGTATCAAGTCAGGCTGATGTAGAACGCTTTAATGCGGTGTCAGATGGCGTTATCGTCGGTTCGAAAATTGTAAAAGCTCTCCACCAAGGAGAGCCGATTGAGGACTTTATCAAACAAGCAGTAGCTTACCAAAAATAA
- a CDS encoding helix-turn-helix transcriptional regulator, with translation MKIDRQMGIISHLVNQRKTTAKELSELFKVSTRTIMRDIDDLSLAGIPLYVMKGKNGGIFLMEDFQTDKPPLTQSERLSIESGLKSRYQVLEDTSTFNAILKLNATNTYSDFEIDLSLSQGNLEIRTLIFKLLEAIRGRVKIKFSYINSQGLVSQKNCEPYRIVYKDRSWYMDAYETDKARFSVFKVARISKLTLSDTFSKRHFTPLPYDGGAWMNENKVPVILHVQKIVLDRFVELLGYNAIKPINSDIYEITYPLNDNDWGYNTLLAFGKYITVISPKHFLKHFTNYIDTIHKQYPN, from the coding sequence ATGAAAATCGACCGTCAAATGGGAATCATTTCTCATTTAGTAAATCAACGAAAAACAACAGCTAAAGAACTATCAGAACTTTTTAAAGTCAGTACCCGAACTATTATGAGAGATATTGATGATTTATCTCTTGCAGGCATTCCTCTCTATGTAATGAAAGGAAAAAACGGAGGAATTTTTCTTATGGAAGACTTTCAAACTGATAAACCTCCCTTGACTCAATCCGAACGACTTTCAATCGAATCTGGTTTAAAAAGCCGTTATCAAGTATTGGAAGATACCTCTACTTTCAATGCTATATTGAAATTAAATGCTACCAATACATACTCTGATTTCGAAATTGATTTGTCTCTATCTCAAGGGAACTTGGAAATCCGAACTTTGATTTTTAAGTTATTGGAAGCTATCAGAGGTAGAGTAAAAATAAAATTTTCCTATATTAATTCACAAGGACTGGTGAGTCAAAAAAATTGTGAGCCTTACCGTATTGTCTATAAGGACCGGAGTTGGTATATGGATGCCTACGAAACTGATAAAGCGCGTTTTTCTGTTTTTAAAGTTGCTAGAATTAGTAAACTTACTCTCTCCGATACTTTTTCAAAAAGACATTTTACACCACTTCCCTATGATGGTGGTGCTTGGATGAATGAAAACAAAGTACCTGTCATCCTGCATGTCCAGAAAATTGTTCTTGATCGATTTGTCGAACTCTTAGGCTATAATGCCATAAAACCTATTAATAGCGATATTTACGAGATTACTTATCCGTTAAACGACAATGATTGGGGATACAATACCTTGCTTGCTTTTGGAAAATACATCACTGTTATATCTCCTAAGCATTTCCTGAAACATTTCACCAACTATATAGATACCATTCATAAGCAATACCCAAACTAA